CCGATGACTGATTTCGCTGTACGCATGCACCGTACCGGTGGCCCCGAGGTGTTGCAGTACGAGGCGGTCGAGCCGTGCGACCCCGCGTCAGGCGAGGCGCGGGTGCGCCAGCACGCCATCGGCGTCAATTTCATCGACATCTACTATCGCTCCGGGCTCTACCCGATGCCGCTGCCCGGCGGGCTGGGTCTGGAGGCTGCGGGCGTGGTCGAGGCGGTCGGTGCTGGCGTCACCGGCATCGCACCCGGCGACCGCGTGGCCTATGCCGGCGGGCCGCCCGGTGCCTACGCCTCGGTGCGCAACCTGCCGGCCGACCGTCTGGTGCGGCTGCCCGATGCGATCGATTTCGACACCGCCGCTGCCTTGATGCTCAAGGGGCTGACTGCTCAGTATCTGCTGCGTCGGACCTGCCGCATCGAACCGGGTGACAGCGTACTGCTGCACGCCGCGGCCGGTGGCGTCGGTCTGATTGCCAGCCAGTGGGCGCAGGCGCTCGGCGCGACGGTCATCGGCACGGTCAGTACGCTGGCCAAGGCCGAACTGGCCCGTGCCCACGGTTGCGCTCACGTGCTGACCGATGTGGCACCGGCCGACCTGCCGGCGCAGGTTCGGGCGCTGACGGGCGGCAAGGGCGTTCGCGTGGTGTATGACGGCATCGGCCGCGACACTTTCATGGCTTCGCTGGACTGCCTCGCCCCGCTCGGCATGATGGTCAGCTTCGGCAACGCGTCGGGTCCGGTCGCCGCTTTCGAACCGGCCATGCTGGCGCAGAAGGGTTCGTTGTTCCTGACCCGCCCGACCTTGTTCCATTACGTCGCGCAGCGCGCCGACCTGCTGGCCGCTGCGGACGAATTGTTCGCCCGGGTGGCCGACGGCACCGTGCGTGTCGCCATCGGGCAGCGTCATGCGTTGAAGGACTGCGCACGCGCGCATGAAGCGCTCGCTGCACGGCTTACCACCGGTTCCCTTTTGCTCACGCCGGATTGAGGCATGAGGAAGGAGCGGGCGGAACACACTGTGTCCGGCGTGGCACGTCGTTTACCGATTGACCAAGCGGAGCGTTCCCGATGAAGTTTCTGTTGTCGCTGCTGGCCTGCTGTTGCATGCTTTCATCCGCCATCGCGCAGACGCCTGCCCAGACGGCCTTTCTGAAGGCGGAAACGCGCAGGATCGAAGATCAGTTCGTACGTCGCATCGTCGATATCACCCGCCTGCCCGACGCACAGGTGCGTTCGGCGATGCCGGCGGAAGGCCGCATCACCGACCCGGCCGCGCGCGTGGTCGCGGCCATCGAACAGCAGCGTGGCCAGCCACTGAGTGACGAGCAGAAGCAGGCCATCGCGCAGGCCGACGAGGAACGTCGCAGTGCGCTGGTCGCGGCGCGTGCGGCAGCAAAGGACAAGTAGCCGCGGCGCGCGGGTAGATCGGGCAAAGGCAGCACAAGGCCAGCAACATGGCCGTGACAGGTAACAGCGAAATCAAATAGCCATCACAGCAGCGCTGGCCGGGAGAAAAACGATATGGGATCCAAGGTGTGCGCCATTGTCGGCATGGGAACCGGGGTCGGTGCCGCGGTGGCGCGGCGCTTCGGCGCCGAAGGCTATTGCGTGGCGATGATTTCGCGCAATGCCGGCAAGCTCGAGCGCTATGAACACGAACTGGCCGCGCGCGGGGTGACCGCGCAGGGCTTCGTGGCCGACGCAGGCAGCGACGAATCCATCGTGTGCGCCATCGAAAGCATGCGCCACGCGATGCCGCCGCCCGAGGTGCTGGTGTTCAACGCCGCGGTGCCGCGCGAAAGCGCGCCCTCGGTGCTCGACCCGGAAGCGCTTGCGGCGGATCTGCGCATCGGCGTGCTGGGCGCGCTGATCGCGGCGCGCGCCGTGCTGCCGGCGATGCGTGCTGCCGGCCAGGGCAGCATCCTGTTCACCGGCGGCGGACTGGCGATGGAACCGGTCGCCGCGGCTGCCTCGCTGTCAGTGCAGAAGGCGGCGTTGCGCAATCTGGTGTTCAGCCTGCATCAGGAGCTTTCGCCGGCCGGCGTGCATGCCGCCATCGTCACGATTGCCGGTGTGCTGCGCGAAGGCAGCCTGCTCGATTCGGCCCGCGTGGCCGACGCGTTCTGGACCCTGCATTCACAGCCCGGCGGCCAGTTCGCGCGGGAAATCGTACTTTCCTGAGCGTACTTTCCTGAGGCCGCTGCATGTATAGCGTACTGGTTGCGAACCCCAAGGGCGGTGCCGGCAAGAGCACGCTGGCGACCAACGTCGCGGCGCATTACGCCACCCAGGGTGCTCGTGTCATGCTGGGCGACATCGACCGCCAGCAGTCGGCGCGCCACTGGCTGGCCCTGCGATCGCCACTGCTGTCGCCCATTTCCGGCTGGGACATCGAACCTGACCTGCCGGCCCGCCCGCCGCGCGGTACCACCCATGTGGTCATCGACACACCGGCCGGCCTGCGCGGCAAGCGGCTCGAAACCATGCTGCGCAGCGTCGACCGCATCCTGGTGCCGGTGCAGCCGTCTATCTTCGATATTCTCGCCACCGGCGAATTCCTGAACGAGCTGGCGCAGCACAAGCGCATCAGTTCGGCGCGGGTGCGCATCGGCATCGTCGGCATGCGGGTCGACACGCGCACCCGTGCGGCGCAGGAGCTCGAGCGTTTCTGCGCCGGGCTCGATCTGCCGGTGCTGGGCTATCTGCGCAATTCCCAGCTGTACGTGCAGACCGCTGCGCACGGCATGAGCATTTTCGACCTGTCGCGCTCGCGCGCGCAGACCGACCGCGAACAGTGGCAACCCATCATCGACTGGCTGGATTCCCCATGAACAACCCGAACAGCAAAAGTCTGGCCGTCGTCCGCAACAGTTCCGACGAAGAAGGCGTGAAGGCACGCATCCTGTGCTTTGCCGGCAGCACGCGCGAGGCGTCGTTCAACCGCAGACTTGCGCTGGCAGCTGCCCGTGCCGTCGAAGAGGCCGGCGGTGAAGCCACCTTCATGGACCTGCGCGACCACCCGTTGCCGCTGTACGACGGCGATCTCGAAGCGTCGGCCGGCCTGCCGCTGGGGGTGCGCCCACTGAAGGAACTGTTCAAGTCGCACCACGGCCTGTTCATCGCGTCGCCCGAGTACAACGGTTCGTTCAGTGCGGTACTCAAAAACACGCTGGACTG
The sequence above is a segment of the Methyloversatilis sp. RAC08 genome. Coding sequences within it:
- a CDS encoding NADPH-dependent FMN reductase — protein: MNNPNSKSLAVVRNSSDEEGVKARILCFAGSTREASFNRRLALAAARAVEEAGGEATFMDLRDHPLPLYDGDLEASAGLPLGVRPLKELFKSHHGLFIASPEYNGSFSAVLKNTLDWISRPAGDEAGTVPYAGKVAALAAASPGALGGLRGLVHLRAVLQSVGALVLSEQVAVGGASTAFTSEGRLADERLQQMLDRTALRLVDVAARLRP
- a CDS encoding quinone oxidoreductase family protein, which translates into the protein MTDFAVRMHRTGGPEVLQYEAVEPCDPASGEARVRQHAIGVNFIDIYYRSGLYPMPLPGGLGLEAAGVVEAVGAGVTGIAPGDRVAYAGGPPGAYASVRNLPADRLVRLPDAIDFDTAAALMLKGLTAQYLLRRTCRIEPGDSVLLHAAAGGVGLIASQWAQALGATVIGTVSTLAKAELARAHGCAHVLTDVAPADLPAQVRALTGGKGVRVVYDGIGRDTFMASLDCLAPLGMMVSFGNASGPVAAFEPAMLAQKGSLFLTRPTLFHYVAQRADLLAAADELFARVADGTVRVAIGQRHALKDCARAHEALAARLTTGSLLLTPD
- a CDS encoding SDR family NAD(P)-dependent oxidoreductase, which produces MGSKVCAIVGMGTGVGAAVARRFGAEGYCVAMISRNAGKLERYEHELAARGVTAQGFVADAGSDESIVCAIESMRHAMPPPEVLVFNAAVPRESAPSVLDPEALAADLRIGVLGALIAARAVLPAMRAAGQGSILFTGGGLAMEPVAAAASLSVQKAALRNLVFSLHQELSPAGVHAAIVTIAGVLREGSLLDSARVADAFWTLHSQPGGQFAREIVLS
- a CDS encoding ParA family protein produces the protein MYSVLVANPKGGAGKSTLATNVAAHYATQGARVMLGDIDRQQSARHWLALRSPLLSPISGWDIEPDLPARPPRGTTHVVIDTPAGLRGKRLETMLRSVDRILVPVQPSIFDILATGEFLNELAQHKRISSARVRIGIVGMRVDTRTRAAQELERFCAGLDLPVLGYLRNSQLYVQTAAHGMSIFDLSRSRAQTDREQWQPIIDWLDSP